The following is a genomic window from Anopheles aquasalis chromosome 3, idAnoAquaMG_Q_19, whole genome shotgun sequence.
GGTAGTGTGCTTCAGGTCCGGGTGATTGAATCAAGcgttgttcctgctgctgcagaacctGTGTGGCCAGCTGTGAAGAACCCGTCGAATCCGAAGGCGAGGAACCCAGCGCGGACGTTTGCGAGCCGGATAGATGATCAAGCGGTCCAACTGCGGCCTCAATGAGCATGCAAGCGGAGCTGAGTAGCGGTAGGTTTCCTCCATCATTCGCACCAGCGCCACTAGTGCCGACACCAGAACCGGCATCTTGTTGCATTGTAACTGgcaaatggtgatgatggtggtgtggtgtcgcAGTGCCGACTACCGCCTCGTTGCTGGCCGATTGCGAGAATGTCAGCAGTAGTTCGGCTGCTTTGTCATACTGATCCCGCATTGAGTGCTGATCGTCCGCCAGCATTCGTACTCGATCGTTCGGtagcggctgcggctgctgctgctgctgctgttgcttagGCTCCTGGTCGTGctggtcgatcgatttcgactTGGACTTGGAACGTGCTGCCGCTGCGAGCTTCTTACGGCGCTGCTGCGTCGAGGAAGCAAAGTGCTGGCTAACCGCtttgctctttttcttcttcgaccGGGCCGAGGAGGACGAGCTCGAGGATTTGCTACCGAGAACGGACGAACGTTTTCGTTTACTGCCCCCGGCGCTACTGCTTCCGCTACTACTTGCCGATCCTCCGGATGAATTCAGGAATGCAACAGAACCGGAGGTAGCGGCACCCGGTGAAACGATACGTCCCTCGAAGctaccaccaccttctccgcTACCAATGTCACCATACGAGGAACTATCGAGTGTGCCCTCATCGGACACATTGCCACTCATCAGCGCGGAAGTGTTTGAAGTGGATATACTACGccttttgccaccaccactgccactggcaaCACCACCGGATCCAGAAcagccaccgtcgccaccactcTTTCGCTGTTCCTTGAGTTCCTGCTTGCGTTGCTGCGATTGTTCCATCTTCGCAAACGCCTTCACGATTGCCTCCATTTTGCGCTCCTCGCGGGTCAGCTTACGGCTTGGCTTCTCCGATGCAGCCTTCTTCTCTGATCGCACACTACCATCACCTGATCCACCCGCCTTTCTGCTACTGCTTTTAGAGTGATGATTTGTCTGATGATGAAAGTGACTCGATCCGGATGACAATGACGACGTAGGTCCATGCACGGACGagtggttgttgtggtgctgctgtgacgATTGAAGCCGCTTCAGGGGTGATGAAGGGACCGATGAACCACCACTGCGACAGCTCACTGATGACAACTGCTCCGCCACGGACGACTTCCTTTCGTGTCCCATCATTTCCGGTGAAGACAGTTCGCGCTTGACGATGTCGCTGTTACCGTCTCTCGTCGCGGATGGCAGTTTCTGTTCCGCGTCTTCTTCCCGCTTCACATCAAACGATCCAGGCTCAACCAGAGGCTTGTGCTCCGATAATGGTGAGTCGAACTTCATCATCTGCTCCTTACACTGCAGCAGCTCAAacttgtcgtcctcgtccatcTCCTCcttgcttttttcttccttaGCTCCATCCGGTAGCTCCTGTTTCACTGCTGAAACAACCATCGCCACGGCCCCTTCAGTGTCGCTCAAGGCCATCGTCCGTTCTGTGATTGtttcagtagcagtagcgacTGCTGCGaccgttgccaccaccggtgcaacGATCGGTGGTTTCGTCGGTGAAAGCAGTAGCGAAACGGATGAGCTGCgacgtgatggtggttgcttcATCGGTGAcgttggtggtgaaggtttGATCTGTATCTTCAGCACATCCTCAAGaatatgctgctgatgcagttgctgctgttgctgtatcAGTTCCATCTGGGAACCGTGCTCTGTGCTGCCGGATGTGCTTCCACCGACAGTAGCTGTAGCAGCAGTCGCCAACGTTTCGATCAGGTTCACCCGTGGTCCACAAGAAGCAGCCATTGCCAGCagggccgctgctgccgcatcTGGTGGACCTGGTACagttccttctcctgctcctggcgAGGACTGTTTGTTGATCGGTGAATTAGCCGGTGAActggcggccgctgccgcagcTATTGCCTGCTGGTGAAGCGGATGGTAAGGGAGCGTCAGTGGTTGGGGGACGCCCGCGGGAAGAACGATTGGTGTCGTTGCATTGTTCGTCGTTGATGTTATGCTGCCGGAGCTGCTGATATGGGGCTGCGGTGATCTCAACGGAGATTTCATATCGTAACAGTGGTAGGGTGATGAACTTGATATGCTTGCTGCCGGGTGTTGAGGAGAAGCCATGATTGGAGGGCCCCCTGCACCGCTTCCTGCTACGCCGAATAAATATGGACCATTGCCGAGGTGGCTCGCTGATGCTCCCGAGAGGCCACCACCTAACGAAGCGCCTTGTAagtcctgttgttgttgttgctgctgctgctgttggagcaAATGATGCAGATGTGCCGGGGGAATCAAGGgaggtggaatggtggaaagtTGCGATTGCGGTGGCATTAGTCCttccggcatcatcatcggagagagagcgccagGGAACGCGGTTTCGCCGGGttcaccaccgctaccactcATTGTGCGAGTACGTCCAATCGCCAACGATGCCGCACCCTCCACAGTTCCACTGAAACACGATAAGGATGAGGAGGATCCTCGGCTGGTACTGTTGTTGCGTGACTTCTTTGTGCCAGACTTCCTTCCTGCTGGTGGCTCCGTACTACCTGCTCCAATTCCGGTTCCCACTGTTCCAATCTCACTAACGCTTCGCTTCAATGCCTGAGCACCTAGCCGAGTGGAGCTGCTCGTTTTGGTCGGAgtggttggtgatgctgctgtcccGGCACTGTTACTCAATGGGAGCCCATTGTTAGCACTTCCGATGCCAGTCATCGCGCCCTGTGCCGGAGTTGGCTCGCTAAGCTGCGCAGAGTAGGCACAATCTTTAATCAgcccacacgcacacacgttcGTGACGGTCGTGTGCGTGAGAATGACCACACCGCCCATCCGCCGAATCAGCTGCTCATCATGCCGGATTGTGATTTCCGTGTTCGATTTGATGTTGGTCGTCGCTACCAGGTACAGATGCACCACGCCCTTCTCCACACTGTGCTGCAGTTCAGCGTTCGGACGACACGAGCGCCTCACAAACCGTGCATCATTGCCGTAGGTGCGCGTGTCGACGCATAGTTCCATTCCGCTGCCACCGGAACTCGTCATCGGCAGCTGGTACAGGAACAGGAATGGGCCCGCATTCTTGTTCTGACTCAACTTCCCATTCGCCGCCATATTGAACAACGATTGCAGCTGTTTGTGCTGACTGGTCAGCATGTACTTACCACGCACCTCTATAATGGGTGTACGTGGTTCGATATCGCTCGTACCGATCAGTATTTTACCACCGGCATGTGGCACCGTCGTACACCGTGGCGGTAGTGCAGCGGATCCCGGAATGACCAACAGTCTGCTGTCGTTTAGCAGCGGGTTCTGTGAGTGTTGCTGTTTGGCGAATGCTTGCAGCCTTGCCCGTAGCTCCGGTGAGTAATGGTTCGTCGAGGCCCACTCGTAACTATCGATCCAGGTACGTATCATGTTGGTCAGCTTCTCCGTGCTCTGTTCGGCGCTCTTCGATTTCTTCTTCGAGGGTTTCGCCCCGGTACCCAAAGCGTTGTTTCGCAGCCCTTCCTTGTTGCGCTTACTGCCACCGgtcgtgttgctgttgttgtgacgATTAAGGGCCGCTTCGGCCTTTTTACTCAGCTTTTTCGTTATACCTCCGCTAGCTATGCTTCCGCTGCCACCTATTATTCCCCCTGGTCCAACAATAGTTCCACCAGCATTGTTCATACTATCACAGTTCAGTGATGAAACCATTGGCGATGTTCCTAATCGGcctgctgcggcggcggctgcggctaATAGCATGGTTGAACCCAAATCACCGCTCGCTGCTCCCGATGCATCTCCTCCGATTGTACCGGAACCGCCCGGAACCAACATCATTCGATCGGTTGTGTGGGAAGATGGCGGGAATACGGCACCAGCCGGTACCGAGGGCGCATTCATAAGCGAACCGCCCAACGACGCTGACACGGCCAGATTGTTGTTGCCGAACGGTAACACGGTCGATGACGAGCAGGATGACGAATTGGACGAAATGCTGTCCGACTTTTTGCGCGATCCACCGCCAGATGAACGAGATTTCTTGGCATTCTTCACGCCGCTACTCGCACTATTGAAATGTTGATGCGATCCGCCATGCTGGTTATAACCGCTAGTGCAGTTGGCTCCCCCTTTCGACTGTAGCTCGTTGTACTGCGCATTGTACGATGCATGATGGGCACTACTTTTGCCACCGTtcgatggtgttgatggtggtagcagcaTCTGCTGGGCAAGACTACCGTTCTCGCCACTTGCAGATAGCGTTCCTGTTGTCCCGGTGGTGGAAGAACTCGTCGACCCACTCACTACATTGTTGTTGGCCAGGAACAGGCTCTGTTCTTTGCGTTTGTGCAGTTGAAGCTGACGAGCTCGTACCTTGTCCACCGGTCGAGGTTGGCACAGCTCGCAATTATATTCATCCGGAATGTTGGAACGATCGATGCCCATACAGTCCACGTGTTGCCAGGCGCTACGCGATttgacgaaaagaaaaaccaacaggAGAGGAATTAGCGACCTACAGATCCACATAACGTACAACCAGCACGAGGATACTTACGAGCACTTGTCACAGCATATCATGTAACCATCGTCATGTGTCAGATCGCAGATGCAGCGCGTCACCGAATCATCCTCTCCCTCGCACTCGGGTGCCGTATCCGTTTCCTCACCGAGGTCGTTATCAAGACCGGCACCGGACCGCGAACCATTGCTGATGATCGACTgtgtgtcatcatcatcggtaggACGGTTCGTCGATAGGCCTCCTTTCGCCTGGTACAGGTACTCGTACATGCTGCCCGACAGCGTTGAGGATCCTTTAGCTAGTTGCGCTACTGGCAAACCTGCAGCGACCGGTGAGCCCACCCCTATATGACTGCTACCAATGGGAATGAGGGCATTCATCGGGGGCATGGGCGAGGGAGCTGCCGGTGGGTTCATCGATagctgttggtgttgcggttgctgcggtGCTCCGCATTGTGCCCCCTGTTCCGCTAAACCCCACGATTTAGGGTTGCAATAGGTATGATCCAGTAGCATCGTCTGCAGCACGGCCATTCGACCAGTGGAAGGATCGATCGGTGCCGGACGCACCTCGACACTATGCAGTTCTTCATCATCCCGGTActctgccattgctgctgcatccggACCGGCAGTTATCGATTGACTCGGTTCTAGTACAATCGATCCTTCGTTTGATACGCTGTatgaaagaaggaagcgaatAAAAAGAAAGCGATCAGAATGTGTTTGCGTACAACCTCCGCCTGAGCCTATCGATGGTGATCCTTACCTCATtcttcttcctgttgctgctgacgttTGCACTTCATACgtaggctgctgctgatgcggctGTTGTTGGTTATGTCGGTTGTGAACCGGTGGCACGTTTGCTGTGTACTGTCCACTTTCCGCCGATTTCTTCGACAAACTCTGCAGGACGCGGGCCATGAACGTTTCGTCAGATTGTCCATTGTAGTAACCGGTGTCGTTACCGATTGCATCGcttgattgttgctgctgctgttgctgtgcagGCTTGGAAGGGGAGGACGAGTACAAGTACCGAGTATGGCCggtttgttgctggttgtATGCTGGCGATCCGACATGATTAGGCATCGCTActgcctgttgttgctggtcggTAGCTGTacttccatgctgctgctgatgttcgACTGCTACGTAAGGAGTCTTTGTCGCGCCGGACGTCGATACAACATTTGACGACGCaagatgatgttgttgctgctgctgctgctgctgctgtacttgATTCTGGTGATACTGTGAAACGCTATTGTGACGAGTACGGTTTCCACCAGAACCGGCCTTCGGCGTCACCTTTGGTGCAGGACCACTGGTAGTCGTACTTTTAGTGATTATTTTCGTGACCACatcatgctgttgctgttgttggtgctgatgttgatgttgctgttgttgttgctgctgatcgtatCCACCAacgctcgctgctgccgtATAGAGATTGCTGAGACCTTTGTGACCGTgagtgatggtgctggtagcGCTCGTAGTGGTCATTGTGGTTACGCCGCCTCCATACGCCGACGTGGAAACAGTGTAAAAACTGGCGGAAGATACAGGCGGATAGCGACCACCGGTTGCTGTTAGTTTCCCCACGATCGTTGCcgtggacgtcgtcgtcggcaagCTGCCTGCGGTGCTCGACACATGCATCATCGGCGTGCCGGCATGCTGCTGTAGTACGATCTgaggcccaccaccaccggtagttCCCGAGGTGGAAATCATGAGAGGAGCACTAGCAACAGCGTTGCCATTCCCAGTCGTCAATCCTGGTGACTGCGTTCTAAAGTGGGGCGATGGTGAAGATGCTGCAGGAGACGATGCCGACACCTGTGGCTGTTGATGGTGCGGATATATTTGAATCAATTGATTTTTGGTCGTTTTCAGCAGGTTACTGGCAGCTCCGTTGCCTGTGGCAGCCGGCGTCGAAAGCTTCGCCAGTCCGTGCAGGGCGCTGGCGGAGAACTTGACAGTTCcagaggaggtggtggttgtagCCACCATTACATTACCGCCGCCCATTGACGGACTTGCCGACGTTTGTACCATCATTGACGCcgggtggtgatgctgctgaagggTATTCGAGGATGGATGCTGAAAACTAACGGTCGTTTGCACCGATGGCGGGGTAGTGGTGTAGTGTGGTGATGAAATGAGTGGTTGCTGGAGCGATACCGTTCCGTTACCATTCGAAACTACCACGCTGCCACCCTTCATATAGAACGCCGAGGCATTACTGGTAGGAAGGGtgatggtagcagcaccagtcttCCCTGATGTCACGCCGACACCGACGCCACTCCTTACAGCTTTGAGACTTAAATTGACCATCGCTGTCCCACCGGTGATTTGCTGCGACATCGGTAACTGCTGGCCTCCTTTGCCCTGGAGCGTTACCGTTGCAGCAGAAAGTGGTTTAGCGTTTTGTTGCAGCAACTTGAGGGAAGCATTCTGGCCGACTTTGCTCTTGCTTGTTACCGGAACGGGCTTCACGGAATGAGCTGCTGGAACAAGGCTTTTCAGATcaaacgtcgtcgttgttgttccTCCGATACCAGCTCCTACACCTCCTCCGCCGGTGTCCTGCAGCGTGTTATACTGTGTTTGCGTCTGCAATATCCGACCACCGTTACTAAGCGTGGTGACGGTACTCGTTGTGCTTCCTGCGCCACCGGcattgctactgctgttgctcgatggTATCCGTGTTACGAGCTGAATATTCCTTGGAACGGTCAGCTTGTGTACCATCGTGCTCGGTGCTTTTGGTGCTGTAGACATACTGCTACTAGTATTATTACCGCCAGCGCTGCTACCAACGGTAGCCGACACTACGATgtgctgcggatgctgctgctgctgctgctgaagttGGGGCTGCGTTTGGTTGGTAGTTGTCGTGGTAATACTCTTCACCTTCGAAAACGGCACACCGATCAGCTTCGCACTTGGGCCCAACTTGGCACCTGTAGACGTGAGCACGTTAAAGTTCTTCCCCGCAGCATCGATGTAGTTGAATGTTTGTGGTTGCGAAAAGGCATGCTGTGCcgattgctgatgatgcggatgggCTTTCGAGACAATGGTTGCACTACCGAGCATCTGAACGAGAGAGCCACCAGTTGGCGCCGCCGCTGTTACCAGGGGAACGCCGCTAACTGCAGCATCGGACGCGGGCGCCGGCTGCGATAGCATGTTTATGCTGTTGCTCATTGGGGCGCTATGGCTACTAGTGCTATTGTtagtgctggtgatgctgccactgttgctgctgctgctggtggttacGATGTTACCATTGTTGCTAAAActattattgctgctgctactgctgctgctgctgctgctgctgctggtactgttgCTTCCATAGCTGATCAAATTGGAATACTGTACAGCGCACTCGCGTAATTTAATTGCGTTTGCGGCGTTCGAGAGCTGTTGCAAACCGGTGGCCGCAGTCACCACGTCGTTGCTGTCCATCATATGAGGATGGTTAGTCAGGTGATGgggctgatggtgttgttgaATGGCAGCAGGCCCACTCTCGAGAACTACTACATTTGCTGGCGAAGAAGCAGtgttaccaccaccgctattgctgttgctgcctccTCCATTGGCCCCGCTGCTTTCACCTGGTGCGCTGTTCTTGaacgtactgctgctgctactgctgctgctggcattaCTGTTCATGGAAGCAGCAGACATGTTGCTTggttttcgttgctgctgctgcactcaaAGTTCGTCTACTTTCCGTTCCAATCACTTCCACAGCACACATCTATCAAAAACGGCTACACTCTGTTACTAACGAAGGAACAAACATTCGTGTTTTCAGGCGTGGCGTTTGCGTTTAAGGGCGGCTTGCCAATCCACCTCTGCACTACACACACTACACTTAACACACACAACCGGAACGTAGAGAGTTAACAACACTCTTGTTTCACTTAATTTATACAAAGTTCCCAGCGGGTTTTCGCTGAACGGCTCTTTTCATGTACACGAATCCAGCACCGTCGCGATCCGATCTCAGCGACTAATGTGCTACTCTGCAACAGATGCCCCAACTGTCGTCCTTTTCACCGCTATGGCGAGGATAATGGCAACAATCGTCCAGTAGCTCTGCTTCTAGGTAGCACGATGCTAGGTAAGGTTTTGTGCCTCGCGCGGAACACACCACTTGCGAACGATCTTCTGAGCACAAGATTTGCTGATGCACGTTCTGCTCTTGTGCATAAATTGTCAATGGTaacgttgatgatggtgatgctgctgctgctgctagtgctactACGGCTGCTTCTTCGGCAACCGAATCCAGCGCCTCCTCTGCTACCAATGGATCACACCTGACGGTTCTATCAAAGCTGATATCGATGGGAAGATGGGCTTCGTGTTTGGCGGATTCTAATGGCAGCGCGTAGGCCATGTCAGAACGTTTCATAGCACAGTTCCTGCAATGGacaatgaaaagaagaaaattaacAAATATTCCAACTactaacaaacaacaataacaatagtGCTACGAAAGATGCCTTCTCCGTCTGTATTCACGGTTCAacaaagagcgagcgagagagtttGGACCCAATAAAGAGAGGTAAAAATCTGATCAGTCTAAAATCCTGCGGATGCAAGAGCTGATGGCACAGTAAAGGATATTCGAATAACAAACATGCGCACTCGCCTTTCGCATCTTCCCGTTTTCAGCCTGTTTATCGACATTCGCATCATCGATCGGGGTATTTTGTAGTCCGTATCTTGTAGTGTCAACGACAAAGTAGTTAGTGTATTTTGTGCATCGAGTAATCGAgcagaataaaataaaaacgcaaAGCGACAGAGTCTAATTACGATCTAATCGTTTCGACTCGGCACATGAAAGAGCTGATGTAGCCCTCGAGGGCAATTTCGCATCGCCGCCAAGCTGGAACGCCAAAGAGCGACAAAACGAGCATTTTAAATGGAGTTTgctcaaccaccacccatcgtCGCGTATCGACCTTCCTCTTACTGCGTCATACCGAAATGCACCAAGGCGCccaaccaaagcaaacaagcagcaaGCGCCTAGACTCGAACCAAAATCCTCTCAAAATCCAAAATCATTCAACTCCGATGCCATAAACGAACGGAATTCATcacttcgctctctctctcgcgctctctggTGCGCAATCGCACTATTCGATTCCGGTTTGAAGcataacaaaacacacacatcgaAGACGGCGCGCTGGCGGCGGTACATCAAACACACAACGCgaatcacccccccccctcctccctcacGGTTCCTCACGCGACGAAATCAAACCAGAATGGTTGGAGTATGCGCACATTCGTGGTCAATAAATAGCTTGACGTTTGATCAAGAATGTGGCTCTCCtatacacataaacacacgcacgcacgcacggacacaCGAGATGCTACTCGTTTTCGTTCTCCACTCCATCCCGCGCGATTCTAAAATCCTGCTCCacggaaacacaaaacaaagagCTGCACCATGTCCTTCCGCTCAACGCACACACGTTTTTTCATGGTTTGCAATGGCCGCAGCCACGACGAGGCAGCATCCCAGCCAAAGTGTCATGGCGATTCACCGCTCCTGTTCGCATTCCTccagccgagcagcagcagcagcagcagcaggagggggtttattatttcattcggTGTGGCGCTTCAATCAGACTCACAACGACGATCAGCATACAGCGACGAACCAGGCGCAGAGCGGGGCTTGCTTGAGGCGATAAATTCTGACACATCCGCGTTCAGCGAAGcttccacgcacacacacaacgCACAGCAACCGAGGGCGCGTGTGGTGGTGAGAGCGCGTTccacagcaaaacacaaaacaaatatggcggcacagcagcagctatttTTGCTCGGTAGCACATTTCAACGCGCGAGGAAACGGTAATGGATCCATATTTTTCAACGTGGGACGCGTGCTTCGAGGATTCGTGGCAATTCCAGCGTCTCACTCGGCACTAGTCAGAATTGATGACGCTCACAACCATGTACTCCTTGTTCACAGTCTGTTTCCATTGAAAACATCActaaccaaccagcaaacgTGCTTCACGTTCTGCACTCGGCACACGAAAACTAAAACTGAATCGTGCATCATCTGTTTTCACTGATCATGTGGATGGTTAAAATTGAACACCCACGGTCGGTCAGCAACAcgcgcgcaccaccgcacaACGAGAACTGAAAATTTTACCGCCGATTCGCTCCGTTGAAATCACTGTACACCCTATATTTATACCCACTACCTGAAATTCCTCCTAcctagtaaaaaaaaacaggcgtTAAAATGTGCCACCTAGGCCACGTATGTTCTGTACCTCGGACCACTTTCTGTAACTTCTAGTTTCCCTATGATAGGTCGGCAGTCCATTCACATATCGTACGTATCCTAGCGATTTCATCAGATATCGTTACGAAAACG
Proteins encoded in this region:
- the LOC126577747 gene encoding serine-rich adhesin for platelets, translated to MSAASMNSNASSSSSSSSTFKNSAPGESSGANGGGSNSNSGGGNTASSPANVVVLESGPAAIQQHHQPHHLTNHPHMMDSNDVVTAATGLQQLSNAANAIKLRECAVQYSNLISYGSNSTSSSSSSSSSSSSNNSFSNNGNIVTTSSSSNSGSITSTNNSTSSHSAPMSNSINMLSQPAPASDAAVSGVPLVTAAAPTGGSLVQMLGSATIVSKAHPHHQQSAQHAFSQPQTFNYIDAAGKNFNVLTSTGAKLGPSAKLIGVPFSKVKSITTTTTNQTQPQLQQQQQQHPQHIVVSATVGSSAGGNNTSSSMSTAPKAPSTMVHKLTVPRNIQLVTRIPSSNSSSNAGGAGSTTSTVTTLSNGGRILQTQTQYNTLQDTGGGGVGAGIGGTTTTTFDLKSLVPAAHSVKPVPVTSKSKVGQNASLKLLQQNAKPLSAATVTLQGKGGQQLPMSQQITGGTAMVNLSLKAVRSGVGVGVTSGKTGAATITLPTSNASAFYMKGGSVVVSNGNGTVSLQQPLISSPHYTTTPPSVQTTVSFQHPSSNTLQQHHHPASMMVQTSASPSMGGGNVMVATTTTSSGTVKFSASALHGLAKLSTPAATGNGAASNLLKTTKNQLIQIYPHHQQPQVSASSPAASSPSPHFRTQSPGLTTGNGNAVASAPLMISTSGTTGGGGPQIVLQQHAGTPMMHVSSTAGSLPTTTSTATIVGKLTATGGRYPPVSSASFYTVSTSAYGGGVTTMTTTSATSTITHGHKGLSNLYTAAASVGGYDQQQQQQQHQHQHQQQQQHDVVTKIITKSTTTSGPAPKVTPKAGSGGNRTRHNSVSQYHQNQVQQQQQQQQQHHLASSNVVSTSGATKTPYVAVEHQQQHGSTATDQQQQAVAMPNHVGSPAYNQQQTGHTRYLYSSSPSKPAQQQQQQQSSDAIGNDTGYYNGQSDETFMARVLQSLSKKSAESGQYTANVPPVHNRHNQQQPHQQQPTYEVQTSAATGRRMSVSNEGSIVLEPSQSITAGPDAAAMAEYRDDEELHSVEVRPAPIDPSTGRMAVLQTMLLDHTYCNPKSWGLAEQGAQCGAPQQPQHQQLSMNPPAAPSPMPPMNALIPIGSSHIGVGSPVAAGLPVAQLAKGSSTLSGSMYEYLYQAKGGLSTNRPTDDDDTQSIISNGSRSGAGLDNDLGEETDTAPECEGEDDSVTRCICDLTHDDGYMICCDKCSAWQHVDCMGIDRSNIPDEYNCELCQPRPVDKVRARQLQLHKRKEQSLFLANNNVVSGSTSSSTTGTTGTLSASGENGSLAQQMLLPPSTPSNGGKSSAHHASYNAQYNELQSKGGANCTSGYNQHGGSHQHFNSASSGVKNAKKSRSSGGGSRKKSDSISSNSSSCSSSTVLPFGNNNLAVSASLGGSLMNAPSVPAGAVFPPSSHTTDRMMLVPGGSGTIGGDASGAASGDLGSTMLLAAAAAAAGRLGTSPMVSSLNCDSMNNAGGTIVGPGGIIGGSGSIASGGITKKLSKKAEAALNRHNNSNTTGGSKRNKEGLRNNALGTGAKPSKKKSKSAEQSTEKLTNMIRTWIDSYEWASTNHYSPELRARLQAFAKQQHSQNPLLNDSRLLVIPGSAALPPRCTTVPHAGGKILIGTSDIEPRTPIIEVRGKYMLTSQHKQLQSLFNMAANGKLSQNKNAGPFLFLYQLPMTSSGGSGMELCVDTRTYGNDARFVRRSCRPNAELQHSVEKGVVHLYLVATTNIKSNTEITIRHDEQLIRRMGGVVILTHTTVTNVCACGLIKDCAYSAQLSEPTPAQGAMTGIGSANNGLPLSNSAGTAASPTTPTKTSSSTRLGAQALKRSVSEIGTVGTGIGAGSTEPPAGRKSGTKKSRNNSTSRGSSSSLSCFSGTVEGAASLAIGRTRTMSGSGGEPGETAFPGALSPMMMPEGLMPPQSQLSTIPPPLIPPAHLHHLLQQQQQQQQQQDLQGASLGGGLSGASASHLGNGPYLFGVAGSGAGGPPIMASPQHPAASISSSSPYHCYDMKSPLRSPQPHISSSGSITSTTNNATTPIVLPAGVPQPLTLPYHPLHQQAIAAAAAASSPANSPINKQSSPGAGEGTVPGPPDAAAAALLAMAASCGPRVNLIETLATAATATVGGSTSGSTEHGSQMELIQQQQQLHQQHILEDVLKIQIKPSPPTSPMKQPPSRRSSSVSLLLSPTKPPIVAPVVATVAAVATATETITERTMALSDTEGAVAMVVSAVKQELPDGAKEEKSKEEMDEDDKFELLQCKEQMMKFDSPLSEHKPLVEPGSFDVKREEDAEQKLPSATRDGNSDIVKRELSSPEMMGHERKSSVAEQLSSVSCRSGGSSVPSSPLKRLQSSQQHHNNHSSVHGPTSSLSSGSSHFHHQTNHHSKSSSRKAGGSGDGSVRSEKKAASEKPSRKLTREERKMEAIVKAFAKMEQSQQRKQELKEQRKSGGDGGCSGSGGVASGSGGGKRRSISTSNTSALMSGNVSDEGTLDSSSYGDIGSGEGGGSFEGRIVSPGAATSGSVAFLNSSGGSASSSGSSSAGGSKRKRSSVLGSKSSSSSSSARSKKKKSKAVSQHFASSTQQRRKKLAAAARSKSKSKSIDQHDQEPKQQQQQQQPQPLPNDRVRMLADDQHSMRDQYDKAAELLLTFSQSASNEAVVGTATPHHHHHHLPVTMQQDAGSGVGTSGAGANDGGNLPLLSSACMLIEAAVGPLDHLSGSQTSALGSSPSDSTGSSQLATQVLQQQEQRLIQSPGPEAHYHLQPPHQAPQLQSDFKCPVKAKTKKSMSREWLSSAAAAASSSNSSVNPSATDLDGSSDDKQSGTHPTEGGSETQLEVTANSGGHILIAAKKVEEFILQNSSVPSQDLGKWATPSAMSPATSNEVSGSVGGGSFVTSTSNSSSNSTGSSSTAGPTESAAVKKRWLRQAISEETDEHPTGGSGLHSSSSSSSSPPPPNGFATPLKKRRVVRENPAAIAVVADPQQQQQQTPFAGGPDASSNGTENRYWPDHQRSSTATTAGTTVEKQAMDLSRAAMPTGPVKMLTPLHFADPGPLLPLARASPTTQAQPTAAAAAASGTTPPPTVHHHHPLLQQIQQHHHHHLSHPQHHLSHPHTIPLEMVTGQLQYDSTGTGGTMLASSDAPQPVTVVATPGSPAMVMVVPDVVTSQVASAERMEETSELYLTATEQYAQQETVSTAIEEREVMVEPTVTTVPDTTASSLDVPDTAVVATPVTPRSKGSQKYMAMDVMKVEEVKEDQQQVVMMDSEDNLQLTSQEVSANEVEEITEETIVVEQPCLVEQVEISTEVVHDHEEPKPTGAAEEEREEKDVAALLQSPSPSSVAATEEKKVVEEEVVIDKTEATEDHSLLLVEESIEDIPPRDTSSPLPNEVEVEVQSETIESSKQEEKVEKDEKDVIYRGEDDDHHEHELQSLTDDEQKELKYCEAEEEAGRRGSPSVADNLNTSISASLSSTFDEIVETIVEEQLAAIDQGRTIGQPNLDNISSSEEEDEDDDTDMALLGGTKKSQKDELGDASIEQEMMQMMYEESSTTTAAATTGASGGNRSATAIKTNAAVVVGGRKKDAPDGILTPSVRATNGKDTGNVKDPPSTAKPPALSSDRIGEKNEQNELEDLQKVIASFHTENIMNLISRNRSKSKKKGTSLTPPETSSVVSGHHPPPKKQLKLNFDLNCLKEQNQGTEAQLAAATTTTAAAVASITTPKDAPSSVTVVSQIPTVLQATLPPSSVSVLASSTTLSPAVAGGIGTGLLGAPIPSITTFGSEPIRSFTTLRSDPITPTIGAGSHLSTLGAYHLPHHTQPSPGAAPLRSSVSSMFNDYPSPSNVGIIGSSSSSVTSSGATAGVGGIYQYRSEVSNLLERTMLAHRTATAASVDRPASFSTLGSLSVSPSTLGKPSLLSGITDQMTPSGAGVTTAGTVGAIASVGGGGGVSGASANTAAAATGIGHYPKIFTKTASSDPRLNPALLSAGSSTESVPGAAGTSAAAAATPKRKLSLTEYRKRKLQTSTSTDSSPTSISSVSGSAISSITTSPPSASSITMSSIVPSRLLGTLITNRPGREEPPTIGGSTAVGPSKTIAIGGGGGGGGAGGGSSAVSSTISSNDVSSSISRELELELELQNDVDKPSGDSKAKATLATRRNSAMNNTITTATGLSNGTTVPAAASAGTGIGVPSMVGKDGRKVTGGGGSSSSSGATSPEQNNLHNLHHYNHKHHHHNHYEALASAEEITTTFSATPTLAELRSEGGMSAERLKSLKYFP